Proteins encoded in a region of the Flavobacteriaceae bacterium HL-DH10 genome:
- a CDS encoding arylsulfatase — translation MKKNILSIVLIIIETIVFAQDRPNVIVVLADDIGVGDISQYRRLHSENIIVETPTLDKLAKEGIMFTDAHSPAALCAPTRYAIMTGNHCYRSYAPRGVWGSYQPSPIEPGQLTLGHLMKQAGYKTSFFGKWGFGMDFARKDDPNTVYRGPRNKPELDVDITKVMDRGPQQNGFDYSFMYPAGIQAAPYSVYENGIMVPLNKNSEIVQITQENMDKIGFKLDKMEGLGDSYWNPFEAGELLVNKAVDYIKENSKSEAPFFMYYCTQAVHKPHTPSKTLNGTKIAGTTPSNHLDMVKELDVQMTMLVNALKEKGVYENTLFIFTSDNGGLLISETIKSGHSSNDTYRGGKNQAYEGGHRVPFIAHWPNRIKSNSISSKPILGIDIMATLAAVTNQKIDDNQAMDSSNLLPILLDEKDIEPHPFLITQSGTGKEAMITENGWKLILKIKNENAFEIDQELIALFNLNENPFEIEAQNLINNSIYQDKVVRLLNIYNQTRASKVNTGIK, via the coding sequence ATGAAAAAAAACATTTTATCCATAGTTTTAATTATTATAGAAACCATTGTTTTTGCTCAAGACAGACCCAATGTAATAGTTGTTTTAGCTGATGATATTGGTGTTGGAGATATTTCACAATATAGACGATTACACTCTGAAAATATTATTGTGGAAACACCTACACTGGACAAATTAGCAAAAGAGGGCATTATGTTTACAGATGCCCACTCGCCTGCTGCTTTATGTGCACCTACGCGCTATGCCATTATGACGGGGAACCATTGCTACAGAAGCTATGCACCAAGAGGTGTTTGGGGCAGTTATCAGCCTTCTCCCATAGAGCCAGGCCAACTTACTTTAGGGCATTTAATGAAGCAAGCTGGCTATAAAACATCCTTCTTTGGAAAATGGGGATTTGGAATGGATTTCGCCAGAAAAGATGACCCAAATACTGTTTACAGAGGCCCTAGGAATAAACCGGAATTAGATGTTGACATTACAAAAGTTATGGATAGAGGACCTCAACAAAATGGGTTTGATTATAGTTTTATGTATCCTGCTGGTATTCAAGCAGCTCCTTATTCAGTTTACGAGAATGGTATTATGGTGCCTTTAAATAAAAATTCTGAAATTGTTCAAATTACACAAGAAAACATGGACAAAATTGGGTTTAAGCTTGATAAAATGGAAGGTTTAGGAGATAGCTACTGGAATCCTTTTGAGGCTGGAGAGCTACTAGTAAACAAAGCTGTTGATTATATTAAAGAAAATAGTAAATCAGAAGCACCTTTCTTCATGTATTATTGCACACAAGCTGTCCATAAACCCCATACACCTTCGAAAACATTAAATGGAACAAAAATAGCAGGAACCACACCTTCAAACCATTTAGATATGGTTAAAGAATTAGATGTTCAAATGACAATGCTGGTCAATGCACTTAAGGAAAAAGGAGTTTATGAAAATACACTTTTTATATTCACATCCGATAATGGTGGATTACTTATATCTGAAACGATTAAATCTGGTCACAGTTCTAATGACACCTATCGAGGTGGCAAAAACCAAGCCTATGAAGGCGGACATAGAGTGCCATTTATTGCACATTGGCCGAATAGAATCAAATCGAATTCAATATCAAGCAAACCCATTTTAGGTATTGATATTATGGCAACGCTTGCTGCTGTAACAAATCAAAAAATAGATGATAATCAAGCTATGGATTCTTCAAATTTATTGCCCATACTACTGGATGAAAAAGACATCGAGCCTCATCCATTTCTAATCACTCAATCCGGAACTGGAAAAGAAGCCATGATTACAGAAAATGGATGGAAATTGATTCTAAAAATTAAAAATGAAAACGCATTTGAAATCGATCAAGAATTAATAGCACTTTTTAATTTGAACGAAAACCCTTTTGAAATTGAAGCACAGAATTTGATAAACAATTCAATTTATCAAGACAAAGTAGTGCGTTTATTAAATATTTATAACCAAACAAGAGCTAGTAAAGTAAACACAGGGATAAAATAA
- a CDS encoding sulfatase, which yields MVLMVLSCKNQGKKVQVSQKPNIIYIMSDDHTSQAFGIYGSRLASLNPTPTLDKIANEGIIFNNCFVTNSICTPSRATIISGQYSQANGVIDLEGEVETKNQYLPEEIKKLGYQTALIGKWHLTHQPNFDYYNIFTQHHQQGSYFDPYLTESGMHYEPFNGMPNYEGKQYKGQSSDVITDITLDWLKNKRDKSKPFFLMHQFKAPHDDFEYAPRYKDYLKDTEIPEPASLYDNGNNGSIATRGANDSLIHVIGSSVSKRNTIRHMGMRIWSTEYTKRNNPDFDTTQADGLDDKEYIHKTYQEYLKRYLRCVKGVDDNVARLIEYLKEEGLYDNTIIVYTGDQGFMLGEHDYIDKRWMYDESMRMPFFVRYPEKIKAGTRTDAIINNADFAPTLIELAGGTPPEQMQGHSFKQILETGKEPEGWQQSTYYRYWMHMAHAHANPAHFGIRTKKHKLIFFYGKYWVDTDNPDAEWNKASWGNRFTMHTPVAWEFYDLSKDPQEMNNAYKDPAYKDIIANLKEQLVAKRKELNEEDGDKYPHIQKVIDAHWND from the coding sequence ATGGTGCTCATGGTTTTGTCTTGTAAAAACCAAGGAAAAAAAGTACAGGTTTCCCAAAAACCCAATATCATTTACATTATGTCCGACGACCATACCTCTCAAGCATTTGGTATTTACGGCAGTAGATTAGCATCTTTAAACCCCACACCAACTTTAGACAAAATAGCCAATGAAGGCATCATTTTCAACAATTGTTTTGTAACCAACTCTATTTGCACACCGAGTAGAGCAACTATAATTAGCGGTCAATATAGCCAAGCCAATGGCGTGATAGATTTAGAGGGTGAAGTTGAAACAAAAAATCAATACCTACCCGAGGAAATAAAAAAACTAGGCTACCAAACGGCACTTATTGGGAAATGGCACTTGACACACCAACCTAATTTTGATTATTACAATATTTTTACACAACATCATCAACAAGGTTCTTATTTTGACCCATACCTAACGGAAAGCGGTATGCATTATGAACCTTTCAATGGAATGCCCAATTATGAAGGGAAACAATACAAAGGTCAAAGTTCGGATGTGATTACCGATATCACTTTAGATTGGTTAAAAAACAAACGTGACAAAAGCAAGCCTTTCTTTTTAATGCACCAATTTAAAGCACCTCATGACGATTTTGAATATGCACCGCGCTATAAAGACTATCTTAAAGATACAGAAATTCCGGAACCTGCCAGTTTATATGATAATGGTAATAACGGTTCTATTGCAACACGCGGGGCTAATGATTCTTTAATCCACGTTATTGGTTCTTCGGTTTCCAAAAGAAACACCATAAGACATATGGGCATGCGCATTTGGAGCACAGAATACACCAAAAGAAACAACCCGGATTTTGATACCACTCAAGCCGATGGTTTAGACGATAAGGAATACATACACAAAACCTATCAAGAATACTTAAAACGCTACCTGCGTTGTGTAAAAGGTGTAGATGATAATGTGGCGCGACTTATTGAATACCTTAAAGAAGAAGGCCTTTACGATAACACCATTATTGTTTATACAGGCGACCAAGGCTTTATGTTAGGTGAACATGATTATATTGATAAGCGTTGGATGTATGATGAGTCTATGCGTATGCCATTTTTTGTAAGATACCCAGAGAAAATCAAAGCAGGAACGAGAACAGATGCCATAATAAATAATGCGGATTTTGCACCAACTTTAATTGAATTGGCTGGAGGAACGCCACCAGAACAAATGCAAGGTCATAGTTTTAAACAAATATTGGAAACTGGCAAAGAACCTGAAGGCTGGCAACAATCGACGTATTACAGATATTGGATGCACATGGCACATGCGCATGCCAATCCCGCACATTTTGGCATCAGAACCAAAAAACATAAACTTATATTTTTCTATGGAAAGTATTGGGTAGATACCGACAACCCTGATGCCGAATGGAACAAAGCTAGTTGGGGCAACCGTTTTACCATGCACACACCAGTTGCTTGGGAGTTCTACGATTTAAGTAAAGACCCTCAAGAAATGAACAATGCCTATAAAGATCCAGCCTATAAAGACATTATTGCCAATTTAAAAGAGCAACTTGTAGCCAAACGTAAAGAATTGAATGAAGAAGATGGCGACAAGTATCCGCACATTCAAAAGGTCATTGATGCGCATTGGAATGATTAA
- a CDS encoding family 16 glycosylhydrolase, which produces MKNILLLLSLLSLSCSKEDSKSDEPVQFSLTTTVTPQNSGTVTPATGNFVQGTTINIEATAKAGYLFTGWSGDASGDTNPLPLKMDANKNVVANFVDTSTLEDWYAYEVPADAGTGKTWVLQSDVSDDFNYVAIAGNKGADFDNKWTDWYHNAWTGPGLTNWNRENSFVENGMLKLIATRKSGTNKVYTGAVTSKKRIQYPVYIETRAKIMNSVLANGAWLLSPDDTQEIDFMEAYGSSYSEGAAKDQTYFAERMHLSHHVFIRQPFQDYQPTDAGSWYKTSPATLWRNDFHRYGVHWIDPWNLKYYVDGVLVRTVSGKSIIDPNEFTNGTGLNKEMDILFTVEDQDWRSNQGITPTDNELSNLANNTFSIDWVRVYKPN; this is translated from the coding sequence ATGAAAAACATATTATTACTGCTTTCTCTTCTATCGCTTTCATGTTCAAAAGAGGATTCAAAGTCAGATGAACCCGTTCAGTTTTCACTAACAACAACAGTTACACCGCAAAATTCGGGAACAGTAACGCCCGCTACTGGAAATTTTGTTCAAGGCACCACTATAAATATTGAGGCCACAGCAAAAGCAGGCTATCTTTTTACAGGGTGGTCAGGCGATGCCAGCGGAGACACAAACCCATTGCCATTAAAAATGGATGCAAACAAAAACGTGGTTGCAAATTTTGTGGATACATCAACTCTAGAGGATTGGTATGCTTATGAGGTGCCTGCCGATGCTGGAACAGGGAAAACATGGGTGTTGCAATCTGATGTTTCTGACGATTTCAATTATGTTGCCATTGCCGGTAATAAAGGGGCTGATTTTGATAATAAATGGACAGATTGGTACCATAATGCATGGACAGGGCCAGGTTTGACCAATTGGAACCGGGAAAATTCTTTTGTAGAGAACGGGATGTTAAAATTAATAGCGACAAGAAAATCAGGCACCAACAAGGTTTATACAGGTGCAGTAACCTCTAAAAAAAGAATCCAATATCCGGTATATATTGAAACTAGAGCAAAAATAATGAACTCTGTTCTGGCCAATGGCGCTTGGTTGTTGAGCCCTGATGATACTCAGGAAATTGATTTTATGGAAGCTTATGGTTCCAGTTATTCAGAAGGGGCAGCAAAAGATCAAACGTATTTTGCTGAACGGATGCACCTAAGCCATCATGTGTTTATTAGACAGCCTTTTCAAGATTATCAGCCCACTGATGCCGGAAGTTGGTATAAAACCAGCCCAGCAACTTTGTGGCGCAACGATTTTCATCGTTATGGCGTACATTGGATAGATCCTTGGAATTTGAAATATTATGTTGATGGTGTATTGGTTAGAACCGTTTCCGGTAAAAGTATTATTGATCCAAATGAATTTACCAATGGCACTGGCTTAAATAAGGAAATGGACATACTCTTTACAGTGGAAGACCAAGATTGGCGTTCTAATCAAGGCATAACGCCTACCGATAATGAACTAAGCAACCTAGCAAATAATACATTTTCAATTGATTGGGTTAGGGTTTATAAGCCTAATTAA
- a CDS encoding RagB/SusD family nutrient uptake outer membrane protein, whose translation MIHFIIKPKVLAMAVITCCMLSFTSCSEEEFLTVNNPNSITDATFWKTSTQFNNALNAVYGAMQFQAISGSGLSQEIIRADIADTYSFFGRWNIFRQLTYTDNSEQLVNKWNQLYIGIFRANQVINNIEIADSSIFKENEKESILAQAKCLRAFFYFELVHTYGQAVIHTEVSAANLNKPTSTIEEVNDQVIIPDLNYARLNLPKIWTDSKDLGRVTSGTATSLRGKVYLYDQQWGLAANDFKEVIDSNVYALTPEALDNFTDQNEFNSESILEVAYSATANPGANGANVDDTPFVSGAESNAVASNYASIGFGGFNTVVANLYLHELFTNDEIDATNPINTDNVHSRRLSASICPKDFEGLYFGVDNTDRNVHTYRGLGLTALVKKYTNWYQGTSEIPLNRSGINFRHIRLADVYLMYAEAVLNENSNVGEAIKYIDLVRKRAGVKTIQQYLDANANTFPQLHISEQVHGTQPMVAPTKENIMTHIQMVERPLELCFEGQRWRDLVRWGMVKNTLTTMGDDLKWRRDNLATILNQPPLFIEGSVNLLSLIGIEKYNAAEHDYFYLPAAEQQSNKGL comes from the coding sequence ATGATACACTTTATAATAAAACCCAAAGTATTGGCCATGGCAGTTATCACATGCTGCATGTTGTCTTTCACAAGTTGTTCTGAGGAGGAATTTTTAACTGTTAACAATCCAAACTCCATTACTGATGCTACGTTTTGGAAAACAAGCACGCAATTTAACAATGCATTAAATGCCGTTTATGGCGCCATGCAATTTCAAGCCATAAGTGGTAGTGGTTTATCTCAAGAAATAATAAGGGCTGATATTGCAGACACCTATTCTTTTTTTGGAAGATGGAATATCTTCAGACAATTAACTTATACCGATAACAGTGAACAATTGGTTAATAAATGGAACCAATTGTATATTGGTATTTTTAGGGCTAATCAGGTAATCAACAACATTGAAATAGCCGATTCTTCTATTTTTAAGGAAAATGAGAAAGAATCTATTTTAGCACAAGCTAAATGTTTAAGGGCCTTTTTTTATTTCGAGTTGGTGCATACCTATGGTCAAGCCGTTATTCATACCGAAGTTTCAGCAGCCAATTTAAATAAACCCACAAGTACCATTGAAGAAGTAAACGACCAAGTTATTATTCCCGATTTGAATTATGCGAGATTGAATCTGCCTAAAATATGGACAGATAGTAAAGATTTAGGACGCGTAACATCTGGAACTGCAACGTCATTACGCGGAAAAGTATATTTATATGACCAACAATGGGGGCTTGCCGCAAATGATTTTAAAGAAGTAATAGACTCTAATGTATATGCATTAACTCCAGAGGCGTTAGATAATTTTACAGATCAAAATGAATTCAATTCAGAATCCATCTTAGAAGTAGCCTATAGTGCTACCGCCAATCCTGGAGCCAATGGTGCCAACGTAGATGACACGCCTTTTGTTTCCGGAGCAGAATCAAATGCGGTAGCATCCAACTATGCATCCATTGGGTTTGGAGGGTTTAACACGGTAGTTGCAAACTTGTATTTACATGAACTTTTTACAAATGACGAAATAGATGCTACAAATCCAATCAATACCGATAATGTACATTCCAGACGACTTTCCGCATCTATTTGTCCTAAGGATTTTGAAGGCCTATATTTTGGTGTAGATAATACCGATAGGAATGTGCACACATACAGAGGCCTGGGGTTAACGGCATTGGTTAAAAAATATACCAACTGGTACCAAGGGACTTCTGAAATACCATTAAATCGTAGTGGTATTAATTTTAGGCACATTCGTTTGGCTGATGTTTACTTAATGTACGCAGAAGCCGTTTTAAATGAAAACTCGAATGTGGGGGAGGCCATAAAATATATTGACTTAGTTAGAAAAAGAGCTGGCGTTAAAACCATACAACAGTATTTGGATGCAAATGCCAATACATTTCCACAGCTCCATATCAGCGAACAAGTTCACGGCACACAACCTATGGTAGCTCCTACAAAGGAGAACATCATGACACATATCCAAATGGTGGAAAGACCACTGGAACTTTGTTTTGAAGGACAAAGATGGAGAGACTTAGTGCGCTGGGGAATGGTTAAAAATACGCTCACCACTATGGGCGATGACTTAAAATGGAGACGGGATAATTTAGCTACTATTCTCAATCAACCACCTCTGTTTATTGAGGGATCCGTAAATTTACTTTCTCTCATTGGAATAGAAAAGTATAATGCTGCCGAGCATGATTATTTTTATCTTCCAGCAGCTGAACAACAATCAAATAAAGGATTGTAA
- a CDS encoding DUF5060 domain-containing protein: MNHLIKISVVAILFLSNVAFGQIKKENYKKHASYQVEKWEVLDISFVSKTQLKSPFTADFHAIFTHENGTKQEMPGFYNGQNEWIIRFSSSQKGKWRFETKGDLTELSGEKGNIIVENNEDGNHGAIVINKENPQHFYYEDGTPYFLLAFECDWLYALDYHNDKGIPKTNHLLDLIGINGFNQIVMNVFSYDVSWEKDEKLKEHPEHEFGGPATIFPFLGTNQEPDHSALNPEFFQKFDHTISLMHDKRIVSHLMIYVWNKLVAWPDMDTEADNMYFDYIIKRYQAFPNVVWDISKEALYYGRADEDYIHGRIKRLREQDKFNRLLSVHDFKYCSRFPDKVDFISTQNWSHNLYDKMLDARTKFKDKPVFNIEHGGYEESPYLVFTGDYTNAEICLRRNYMCLFAGVYSTYYWQGASWNVIIHNPFEQSDDFIKPKFEYFNHMEKLFTLFDFSTMTPSPWQNGSAYNLTDDNKTVLLYIHKENYGIDAAFLKKKDENRTLQWFNTLTGEFTKIETENTKPPKFISPWREEADAILISRLID; this comes from the coding sequence ATGAATCATCTCATTAAAATTAGTGTCGTTGCTATTCTATTTTTATCAAATGTAGCTTTTGGTCAAATTAAAAAAGAAAACTATAAAAAACATGCTTCATATCAAGTAGAAAAATGGGAAGTTTTAGATATCAGTTTTGTTTCTAAAACACAATTAAAATCTCCATTTACGGCAGATTTTCATGCTATTTTTACGCACGAAAATGGCACAAAGCAAGAAATGCCAGGATTTTACAATGGTCAAAATGAATGGATAATACGCTTTTCCAGTTCGCAAAAAGGCAAATGGCGTTTTGAAACAAAAGGAGATTTAACTGAATTATCTGGGGAAAAGGGAAATATCATTGTTGAAAATAATGAAGACGGTAATCACGGAGCCATTGTAATCAATAAAGAAAATCCTCAGCATTTTTATTATGAAGATGGCACACCTTACTTCTTACTGGCTTTTGAATGTGACTGGTTATATGCATTGGATTATCACAATGATAAGGGCATCCCTAAAACAAATCACTTATTGGATTTAATAGGGATAAATGGGTTCAATCAAATTGTAATGAATGTGTTTTCGTATGATGTAAGTTGGGAAAAAGACGAAAAATTAAAAGAGCATCCTGAACACGAATTTGGTGGTCCAGCAACTATTTTTCCTTTTCTAGGAACAAACCAAGAACCTGACCATTCCGCATTAAATCCAGAATTTTTTCAAAAATTTGACCATACCATTAGCCTAATGCATGATAAACGGATTGTATCTCACCTCATGATTTACGTTTGGAACAAGCTTGTAGCTTGGCCAGATATGGATACCGAGGCAGATAATATGTATTTTGATTATATAATAAAGCGCTATCAAGCTTTTCCAAATGTGGTCTGGGATATTTCAAAAGAAGCCTTGTATTACGGTAGGGCAGATGAAGATTATATACACGGAAGAATAAAAAGACTAAGAGAACAAGACAAATTTAACAGATTGTTATCGGTACATGATTTTAAATATTGCTCAAGGTTTCCAGACAAAGTTGATTTCATTTCTACTCAAAATTGGTCGCATAATCTTTATGACAAGATGCTTGATGCAAGAACAAAATTTAAAGACAAACCCGTTTTTAATATAGAACATGGCGGTTATGAAGAATCTCCTTATCTGGTTTTTACAGGTGATTATACCAATGCAGAAATTTGTTTGCGCCGTAATTACATGTGCCTATTTGCAGGTGTTTACTCAACCTATTATTGGCAAGGTGCTTCATGGAATGTTATTATTCATAACCCGTTTGAACAATCTGATGATTTTATCAAACCAAAATTTGAATACTTCAATCACATGGAAAAGCTATTTACCCTGTTTGATTTTAGTACAATGACACCGTCACCTTGGCAAAACGGAAGTGCCTATAATTTAACTGATGACAATAAAACGGTTTTATTATATATTCATAAAGAAAACTATGGTATAGATGCCGCTTTCCTAAAAAAGAAAGATGAAAATAGAACATTGCAATGGTTTAATACTTTAACAGGGGAATTCACGAAAATTGAAACAGAAAACACAAAACCCCCTAAGTTTATTTCTCCATGGCGTGAAGAGGCAGATGCTATACTCATATCTAGGCTGATTGACTAA
- a CDS encoding TonB-dependent receptor, which produces MKFNLCVKQSYKCLMVFALFFLVCGAIQSQNITVNGIVTGDQMPLPGVNVLVKGTSQGTVTDFDGNYEISAKANDVLVYSYVGYITREVPIQNKTNINVELEENLSQLDEVVVVGYGTQTKKEVTGAVSQVKADIIARAPVSDIGESLQGVVAGVNVQAASGRPGEAANIQIRGVGSLLGKLEPLYVVDGVPYESNPNIAPDQVASMDILKDGASAAVYGVRASNGVVLITTKRGKPGNFAVTLSTYAGIQNITSGTPLMNTQQQLFADFSVDNVLNSGNLPGYFITTPELLDYDTDFVGDVQNNNAILRNYDLGITGGSKELSLSFATSFNDQDGVLIKSGFNRLSSRLTAQFTKGKFKAFATIGLTEENRDQEPFALYEYSIGQNPWQIPLGDLDISGDNVVNIPVDNTIYFGFLAKQLQNVDERKVTSSNIALNLEYEIVKDLKYKISLSNNKYNYKRKFFRPSYFIYGLDGNLNATASTLQAQLTEDYTFSDRRVIENMLSYQKEFGKHKLNTVVVSSYEEFTSKQLSVGGIGFPTNETQEIGQAFSATTPTSFVNKYTLAGLLGRIQYSYDERYLLSLSVRRDGSSKFGTGNRYASFPSASAGWNISEEGFFKNSKIGNTVNSLKLRASYAQVGNQDVQPYVAATQIETGVNYLFGPNETLASGLIQRRYSNPDLKWETSTSKNIGIDLAMFKNRLSLTADVYSNDKKDMLLPFQTPPSGGTSAPGAETVYNPIFINAGKMTNEGIELALGYKGQFENGLKYNISSTFTKNINTIVDLNGIDRGYPNGRPTFSLGNSIDETTFFAVGHEAGAFFLLKNEGVIKNDADLSEYQKINPTASKGDIRYADINGDFKIDEQDRVYAGSGQAEFEAGLNFDLTYKNWDLTVQSYLSYGAELFNGARFFAYTQGRHLDQFYQWSPQNPNSDIPSFRNSEATESVRARSDYWLEDGTYLRIRNITLGYSLPKELIDKLSISSVKFYVTGFNPFTFTNYTGYDPEVGGNGISTRGVDRGNYPVARRFVLGAKVKF; this is translated from the coding sequence ATGAAATTCAACTTATGTGTTAAGCAAAGTTATAAATGCCTTATGGTATTTGCTTTGTTTTTTCTCGTTTGCGGAGCAATTCAATCACAAAACATTACTGTAAATGGAATTGTTACTGGCGATCAAATGCCATTGCCTGGTGTCAATGTTTTGGTAAAAGGAACATCACAAGGAACGGTTACAGACTTTGATGGCAATTATGAAATTAGCGCCAAAGCAAATGATGTGTTGGTATATAGCTATGTAGGCTATATTACCCGCGAGGTACCTATTCAAAACAAGACCAATATTAATGTAGAATTAGAAGAAAATCTTTCTCAGCTAGACGAAGTTGTAGTTGTGGGGTATGGTACCCAAACGAAAAAAGAAGTAACCGGAGCCGTTTCTCAAGTTAAAGCGGACATTATTGCTCGAGCACCCGTTTCAGACATTGGCGAGTCGCTTCAAGGCGTTGTTGCTGGTGTAAATGTTCAAGCCGCTAGTGGGCGTCCTGGTGAAGCCGCTAATATTCAAATTAGGGGAGTGGGTTCGTTATTGGGAAAATTAGAGCCTTTATACGTAGTAGATGGCGTTCCTTATGAATCAAACCCAAACATAGCGCCCGACCAAGTAGCATCTATGGACATTCTTAAAGATGGTGCGTCTGCTGCGGTATATGGTGTAAGGGCATCCAATGGTGTTGTCTTGATTACAACCAAAAGAGGTAAGCCCGGTAATTTTGCAGTAACATTATCTACTTATGCAGGTATTCAAAATATTACTTCGGGAACACCTTTAATGAATACACAACAACAATTATTTGCTGATTTTTCAGTGGACAACGTATTGAATTCTGGTAATCTGCCAGGTTACTTTATCACAACTCCGGAGTTGTTGGATTACGATACTGATTTTGTTGGAGATGTTCAAAACAACAATGCCATTCTTAGAAATTATGATTTAGGTATTACTGGTGGAAGCAAAGAGTTAAGTTTAAGCTTTGCTACCAGTTTTAATGACCAAGATGGGGTATTGATTAAATCAGGATTTAATAGATTAAGTTCTAGATTAACTGCTCAATTCACTAAAGGAAAATTTAAAGCATTTGCTACAATAGGTTTAACTGAAGAAAACAGAGATCAAGAACCTTTTGCTTTATATGAATATAGTATTGGTCAAAATCCTTGGCAGATTCCATTAGGCGATTTAGATATTAGTGGTGATAACGTTGTAAACATTCCTGTGGATAACACTATATATTTTGGTTTTTTAGCCAAACAATTACAAAATGTTGATGAAAGAAAAGTGACTTCATCTAATATTGCTTTAAATCTGGAATATGAGATTGTAAAGGATCTTAAGTATAAAATAAGTTTAAGTAATAATAAGTATAACTACAAAAGAAAATTCTTTAGGCCATCATATTTTATTTATGGATTAGATGGAAACCTAAATGCAACGGCTTCAACGCTACAGGCGCAACTGACTGAGGATTATACTTTTTCTGACAGAAGAGTTATTGAAAATATGTTAAGTTACCAAAAAGAATTTGGCAAACATAAATTAAACACTGTAGTAGTGTCTTCTTATGAAGAATTTACGTCTAAACAACTTTCTGTAGGGGGTATTGGTTTTCCTACTAATGAAACTCAAGAAATAGGACAAGCATTTTCAGCAACTACTCCAACAAGTTTTGTTAATAAATATACATTGGCTGGTTTGTTAGGCCGAATTCAATATAGTTATGATGAACGTTACTTATTATCTTTGAGTGTGCGTAGAGATGGTTCTTCAAAATTTGGAACGGGAAATAGATATGCTTCTTTTCCATCCGCTTCTGCGGGATGGAATATTTCAGAAGAAGGTTTCTTTAAAAACTCGAAAATTGGAAACACTGTAAATAGTTTAAAATTAAGAGCAAGTTATGCACAAGTGGGTAATCAAGATGTTCAGCCTTATGTTGCAGCAACACAAATAGAGACTGGTGTTAATTATTTATTTGGCCCCAATGAAACTTTGGCATCTGGATTAATACAAAGAAGATATTCAAACCCAGACTTGAAATGGGAAACGAGTACTTCTAAAAATATAGGTATCGATTTGGCCATGTTTAAAAACAGATTGTCTTTAACGGCAGATGTTTATAGTAATGACAAAAAAGACATGTTATTGCCTTTTCAAACACCACCTTCGGGCGGTACATCGGCACCAGGAGCAGAAACTGTTTATAACCCCATCTTTATTAATGCCGGTAAAATGACCAATGAAGGTATTGAATTGGCATTAGGGTATAAAGGTCAATTTGAAAATGGATTGAAATACAACATTTCATCAACATTCACTAAAAACATTAACACCATAGTTGATTTGAATGGTATTGATCGTGGTTACCCAAATGGCCGACCAACCTTCTCATTAGGAAATAGTATCGATGAAACTACCTTTTTTGCTGTAGGGCATGAGGCGGGTGCTTTCTTTTTGTTGAAAAATGAAGGTGTCATTAAAAATGATGCAGATTTAAGCGAGTATCAAAAAATAAATCCTACCGCAAGTAAAGGTGATATACGCTATGCTGATATAAATGGAGACTTTAAAATTGATGAACAAGATAGGGTCTATGCCGGTTCTGGCCAAGCAGAGTTTGAAGCAGGTTTGAATTTTGATTTGACCTATAAAAATTGGGATTTAACAGTGCAATCCTATTTATCTTATGGTGCAGAATTGTTTAATGGCGCACGTTTCTTTGCTTATACGCAAGGCAGGCACTTAGATCAATTTTACCAATGGTCGCCACAAAATCCTAATTCTGATATTCCTAGTTTCAGAAACAGTGAGGCTACGGAAAGTGTGAGGGCAAGATCTGATTATTGGTTAGAAGATGGTACGTATTTAAGGATTCGTAACATTACATTGGGCTACTCTTTGCCTAAAGAACTCATTGATAAATTAAGTATTTCAAGTGTTAAATTTTACGTAACAGGTTTCAACCCTTTTACGTTTACCAATTACACCGGATATGACCCAGAAGTTGGGGGTAATGGCATAAGCACCCGAGGTGTTGATAGAGGAAATTATCCTGTGGCTAGAAGATTTGTTCTAGGTGCTAAAGTTAAGTTTTAA